Sequence from the Maribellus comscasis genome:
AGGCGTTAAACTCCTGGCCTTCTTTGTCATACATTCCTGTAACATAAATGGTTTCCCGCTTTTCCAGTTTTTGCTGTTGCTCTTCTGTTAGTTCTTTTCCAAGCAGCGAATTGGGAATATGCACCTGCCGTTGATCGTTTGCATTTTGATTTTGTTCCTTCTGCTGATCGAAACGGAAACTGATACCTCGCCTGTCGGCATTAATTTGCAACCAGGCGCTAAATTCATTTCCACCACGGGATGTCATTCCATCTACAAAAATTGCCCGGCCTTCCGCCAGTTCTTTTTGCTGTCTTTCGTGTAACTTAACGCCTTTTATCTCCTCCGGGATATTAATCTTATCGGCACGGGCGGCAACAAGCTCATTGGTTAAATGGTCGATGGAAAGAAAGACAGGAGTTGTTTCTCCTTCTTTGTATTGTGGATGAAGTATGCGTCCGGCATTACCGGTTTGAATAAGATTGTTCTTGTCTTCATTCGTTAGCGTAACCCCAAAGTAAGGCCGGTCAAGTTCAGGTCTGTTACGAACCGCATGAACTGCAACATTAAACTTCCCATCTTCATTTTGCCGGAATGCCAGCCGTGCATCAGTGCGAATAGTCAGATTATCGGTTTTCACCGTAATAGGTATTAAGTCCGGTGATTTCTGGAAATTTAACATGGCATCCAGATTCCCGGTATTTTTCAGAAAATCTTTTGATACCCCCAGCTTTGCCAGTTGTTCCCAGTCCACTTTGTTTTCGTCAATCAGGTTTGGTTTTTCCTGTTTTTCATCCTTTTTGATGTAATCTTCCGGTTTATTTTCATGCTTTGCCAACATCTCTTTTTGGGACTTATTTTCTGGTCCCTTAAGCATTTTCTCCAAATCGGATGCTGTCTTCTCCACAAGATTGGTTGGCGCTTTGAAAAAATGGAAATCAGTTGGATTTTTGTACTGACGATGGAAATTGGTGAAGAAATTTTCCAATACATACCCATTTTTATCAATTTTTAAAAACCGGTCAGAGTTGGCTTGTTTGGGCGGTTCTGTTATTAACTTGCCGTCGTTATCAAAACCAACTACTGCTTTTAATTTACTCTCGTTTTTTTCTTTGACCAGCAATACCTCCTGGTCATTCGTTTTTTGTTCCATAATACATTTCTTTTAATGATTTAAAAGCGAATGTATTGGAGTTTTTACTTGATTAAGGGTAAGTGGCAGCGTTTGGCGCTGAGGTAGTTGGGGGTGGCTTTAAATAGGAATAATTTGATTAGTTAATGTTAATGCAATCAGATATCAATTTTTCCTAGTTTGTTGCTTGATTTCCGAAAAATGCATAATGACATTTCAATTCATTCAATTATTAATTATGCTTTGGGAGAAAGGGATCGCAGGTTCAATTCCTGCTAACCTGCCTTTTAAAAGGGTTAAGTTGCTTAAAATCAGCCTAGCCCTTTTTGTTATCCCGACTCTATCCCGACAATAATGATTTTTTGTATTTATTACCAGTTAGAACTATACACTATTAAGCAGTTGATGAGCTTTAAAACATAACGGTTAATGGGATGCAGGAGATTGATTTTTATATAACTTTTATAGAATGTGTTATATTAATTCAAATTCACTCATAAAATAATTTCATACCCTATTTCAAAATATAGAGAAAATATGATTTTAGTACATAAAGGAAATGTGAATTAAAACAGGATAAAATACTATTCAATTAATCGAATTTGTGTTTTTACTTTTATATTTTTGAGTGCATGAACAAGTTAAGATTCTCAGGACATGATACGTTTGTTGTCAGGACTTTTTGGCCTAAAAAAGGTTTTGATTTTATTAATATCAGTGGAAGCTTCAGCAGTGAAAGTGCAGTGGTTGATTTGGGGGTTGGAAAAAACATGGTAGCATCCATAAATTTTTGGATGAAAGCTTTGGGACTTTACGACGATGAGAAAAAGGAACTCACTGATTTTGCAAATAATTTATTTTCAAGTGAAGGATTAGATCCCTTTCTTGAAGACATCGGTTCGATCTGGCTACTGCATTATTTTTTGCTGAAAACAAATTATGCCTCCATTTACCATTTAATATTTAATGAATTTCGAAAAGAACGGGCGATTTTTAATAAAAGCCAATTGAAAGCATTCATAAAACGAAAGTATGCTGAGATGGATGACAACTCATTAAATTTAAATACGATTGATAAAGACATTTCTGTTTTTACACGTTTGTATGAAAAAGTAGATTATCAAAACGTATCCAAAGATTTTGAGGAAGAAATCAACAGTTTGATGATTGAACTGGAGTTAATTTCTACTACTGTTGAAGATGAAATAAAAGAAGGAACCAACAGAAGGGAAAAAGTTAAATGGTTTCATTTACATGGCGAAAGCAGGAATTCTCTACCACCAGCAATTTTACTTTTTACCATATTGGATAATTTTGGGGAATCCAGAAACATTGCAATCAAGCGGTTAGAAATAGAACCGAATAGCCCTGGATTAATTTTTCTACTTAGTAAAGACGGGCTGTACAAAAAACTCAAAGAAATAGAGGAAGAATTCCCAGGAATTATTGTTTCGGAAACTGCAGGTAATTTGGTTTTGGTATTACCGGAAGGCCTAAACAAATGGGAAATTTTAAGAAATTACTATGCAAACTAAATATTACTCTCCGTCCATAAATATTCTTCGTGATGCAAATAGCCATCTAGATTACATTCCAACAAGAAATGGAGAAAAGGCATTTCAAAAAATAGTTTCGGCATTTGAAGAAAATGGAAGAAAGTCCTTTAATATTATAGGTGCCTACGGAACAGGAAAGTCTGCATTTATCTTAGCTCTGGAAAAAGTACTGAATAAAAAAGCCGATTATTTCATTAATCCCCTTGACGGGTTTATTGATTCTTTTGAGCCAGTTTTTATCGTTGGAAGTTACTCTTCTTTCAAAGAAGAATTTTGCGATACTTTAGGTATCAAGACCAATGAAAACATCTTTGAAAAATTAAAATCTGTTACCGAAAAAAAGAAAAAAGCCAGGATTGGCCAATTGATTGTGGTCGATGAATTTGGAAAGTTTTTAGAATATGCCGCAAAAGAAAGCCCGGAAGAAGAGTTGTACTTTATTCAGCAGTTAGCAGAATTTGTAAATACACCGGATTTGCCAATCCTCTTTATTACCACCCTGCATCAACCTTTTGAAGATTATGCATTGACTTTATCTAAAACACAGAAAAATGAATGGGATAAGGTTAAAGGACGATTAACCGAAGTTTCATTTAATGAACCAGTTGAACAACTTCTGTTTTTAGCATCCGAACGAATCAGTGCTAAAAGATATCCTTGTCATATTCCTATAAGAAAACAAAAGCAACTGTTCGATGCTATAAAAAAGGCAGATGTATTCCCCATGAGGGATTACTTTTCATTTGAATTTGCCCAAAAACTTTTTCCATTAGATATTTTATCTGCTTCTGTTGCAACTGTCGCGTTTCAGCGATATGGACAAAATGAACGATCACTTTTTTCTTTACTTGAATCTGAAGATTATTTGGGCATCAACGATTTTAAAAACGGTAAGGAATATTATAACGTTGCCTGCATATACGACTATTTAAAATACAATTTCCACAGCTTATTAAATTCAAGGTATAATCAGGATTCCGCGCATTGGAAATCAATTGACGAGGCTTTGCAACGAGCTGAAACCATTTTTGAGAAAGATTTTGTAGATGCAGCGAAGCTCATAAAAACAATTGGGTTAATATCTGTTCTGGGGCGACAAGGGCAAAAAGTAACTAAATCTTTTTTAACAACCTATGCAAGTGTCGCTTTAAATATTACTGATGCTACCCCACTGATCGATCTGTTGGAGTCAAAACAAATTATTCGTTTTAGGGAATACAGTCAACGGTATGTCCTTTTTAAAGGAACTGATTTTGATATCAACCTGGAATTGGAACTGGCCGAAGGGCAGGTAACAAAAGATTTTTCAATTATAACCCAGCTTAAACAGCATTTTAACTTCCCGATCATTCCCGCAAAAAGAATTTATTTCGACAAGGGAACTCCACGATATTTTATTTATGAAATAAGCGAGAGCCCCATTCAAAAAATGCCTGAAGAGCAAATTGACGGTTATATTAACTTGATATTTACTGATTATCTTGATTTTGAAAAATCTCTTAATGGTACCAAGAATAATGAAAAGCCAATACTATATGGCTGGTTTTATGATGTTAATGCCATTAAAGATTCACTTGTTGAAATTGAAAAAATTAAAATCGTAAAAGGCAAATGCCTGGACGATACCATTGCTTTAGCTGAACTCGATACTTATTTGAATGACACTACTGACCGACTTAATGATTTATTTCTGGAATCGTTCTATGGGGAAGATGCAGACGTAAAATGGTTTTACAACGGTGAGCAAATCACTTTCAAAAATAACAGAGATTTAAATAGCACCTTATTAGAAATCTGTAATGAAATTTATTTCCAAACCCCTGTTTTACGAAATGAATTGATGAACCGCGAAAGATTAAGCGGTGCCATTTCAGCAGCAAAAAAGAATTTGATTGAAAGACTTATTCAGTCAGTAGAAATTGAAAATTTGGCATTCGAAGAAAATAGATTTCCCCCGGATAAAACAATTTATTTGGCACTTCTAAAAGAAACAGGGATTCATCAACAAAACAGCAATAATGTATGGGAATTGGGAAAACCTACAGAAAAGTCTTTCCTACCAATATGGAATGCTTCCGAAACCTTTTTAGATGATTGTATTTCCGCTCCAAGAAAGCTTTCTGAGTTTATAGAAATTTTGAAATCCAAACCCTTTAAATTAAAGCACGGATTTATTGAATTCTGGATTCCAGTCTTCCTGATAGCGAAACAAAAACAATTTGCTTTTTACGAACAAGACACTTTTATACCTGCATTAACAAAGGACACGCTGGAAGTGGCAATGAAGCAACCTCAAAAATATTTTATCAGTACTTTTCAGCTCGACGAAACCCGACTTAATATTTTTAACCGTTATCGTTATTTTTTAAACCAGATTGAAGAGAATGCGCCGAATTCCGATTCATTTATTCAAACGATCAAACCATTTTTGGTATTCTATAACCGTTTGCTGCCTTATGCACAACAAACTAAAAATTTAAGCAAAGAAGCTTTACGTTTAAAAGAAGCTATTTCATTAGCAACCAATCCCGAAAAAGTATTTTTTGAAGATATTCCGCGGGCATTGGGTTTTACAATCAACGACTTAAAACAAGATGAAAAACTGGAAGAATTTTCAATCAGTCTGCAAAATGCTACACGCGAAATAAGCGCTGCTTTCCCGAATCTCGTGAATCGAATTGAAAAATCAATAGGAAAAACTATCCGTGAAGAGAAAGTCGATTTTCCGGAGAATAAATTATTACTGCAACAACGATTTAAAAATTTGCGCAATGAAAAAATAGATCCTAAACTTCGGATTTTAGCACAAAGGATTAATACCCCTTTAGATGGCCGACAGGCGTGGATTAGTTCAGCCGCCTCTGCATAATTAAAAAATCATTGATACGTCTACTGGAAATGATGAAGAAAATTTAAGAACCCTTTTCCCGAAACGAATTCATGAATTGGATAATTTGACCGATATTAGCAAAGATGATATTGATGAGGCTAAAGAAGAAGTGCTGAAACTTGAATTAACTTCATTTGTTAAAGGCGTACAAAAAAATTAAATACGATTACCAAAAGGAAAAACAAAACAGATAGAAGCAAAAAAGCTGAACATTCAAAAATTATTGGATTCAAAAGACAAACAAGCAAACATTGCACTTTTAATAAAGCTATTACAGGAGGAAATTGATAATGACTAAAAAAGTACGACATGTATTAGGAATTTCGGGAGGAAAAGACAGCGCGGCATTGGCCATGTACATGAAAATGCACCATCCTGAAATCGACATGGAGTACTATTTTTCTGATACAGGCAAAGAACTACCGGAAACTTATGAGTTGATTGCCGAACTGGAATCTTTTCTTGGCAAAAAAATAAAAAAACTGGAAGCCAACCACAGTCACAAAAATCCATTCGATCATTACCTCGATATTTATAATGGATTTTTACCCTCATCGATGGCTCGTTGGTGTACCCAAAAATTAAAGCTCGAACCTTTTGAACGCTGGATTGGCGAGGATTTGGCTATTTCATATGTGGGAATACGTGATGATGAAGACCGGGAAGGATATGTTTCCACTAAATCAAATATCCAATCCGTTTTCCCGTTTCGGAAACACATTTGGAGCATGGAAATTTTGCATAAAGTGCTTCACAATTCAAACCGCGAGAAAATTGCCGAACTCTATGAAAAACATGGTGAAAAAAATTTAATCGCCCGTTTCATTGAGATTATTGATGAACCACAATCACCAAAATATTTGTTTTCCCAAAAAATGAATGATTTGCTTCAGCTAAGTATTTCTACTTTTAATCGTGTAGTTTTCTATTTTTTAAAAAATGAAAATTATCCGGTTTCCCATTTAAACGAATATTCGCTTCTGGAGAATGAAGACAGTGTTGACATCAATAAAGTTTTCCAACTGTTTAAAGAAAACGGCGTTAAAGTGCCAGGCTATTACGATGAAGTTGAGTTTGAAGTAAACGGCCAAAAAGGGAAATACAACCGCAGCCGTTCCGGTTGTTTCTTTTGTTTTTACCAACGAAAAATAGAATGGATTTGGCTGTATGAACGACATCCTGAATTATTCCGTAAGGCCCAGGAATATGAAAAAGATGGCTACAGTTGGATGGACAACGAAACGCTTGAAGAAATTATACAACCGGAACGAATGACTCAAATTAAACTGGACTATATTGCAACTTTACAGAAAAAATTAAACAGCAAAAACAAATCAAATAAGTTGATCGATATTTTAGCCGATGAAAATGAAGTTTGTGCAAATTGTTTTATTTAATCCTGCTGATTATAATATCCCTTTCCTGGAATAACATGGCGAACTCCTCCTTTTGGATTTTTAACATCACCTTTATATCTTGGTATCAAATGAACATGAACATGCGGAACAGTTTGTCCTGCATCCATGTTTATGTTGATTCCTACATTAAAACCATTAGGATTGAATTTTTTTAAAAGATAAGTCTGAACAAAATTGGTTAATAATAATAAATGAAATTGTTCCTTTTCGGTTAAATCAAAATAATTAGAGGTATGTGTTTTGGGAATGATTAGGGAATGTCCGTTTGAAACGGGAAATCCATCGTAAACGGCATAAGCAAATGCAGATTCTGCAATAAATTTTAAATTTCGGGATGGTTTGCAAAAAATACAGGATGACTCTTTTTGAATATCAGTAAATCGTGAGAATGAATAAATCTCACAATATTCGTTTAAAAACAAACTTTCGAATGGCAGCACAACATTACACTGATAAGTTGTTTTTTTATGAATTTTGTGCTTCCTAAATCCTTCATATTTAATATCTCTTCTTACAGCAAAAAATGCTTGCCCACCAGGTGCCAATAATTGGCTAATTTCCATTATTATTCGTTGCTGATCTTTCGCTTGGAGAACGTTTAAAACGTAATTACATAGTATTGTATTAAATTTCTCAGTAGGATATTCTGGTTGATAATATTTATCATAACCTTTACAATAATACCCCATATTCCTTAACTCCATTACATCTTTCCCGAATCCACACCCAAAATCTAAAATATTCCCCTTTAAAAAATTGTTTCTATGCAGCCAATTTGTTGGAAAGGACATTTTTTCTCTTTCTTTGGCCGTTAAATGCCAGTTATTTATTTGTGGTTTCAATTTTTAAATTATAAATGGTTCAAAACCTCGTTGGGCAATCAAGAATTCACATTTCTTCGAAAACGATTCAAAACAGCTAAGTTGCCAATTTTTTTTATCAAATTGTTTCAATCCGAGAAGGGAAATTTGCACTTCTTTTTGAAATCTGGCTGGATATTCCGCAAAAATTAGTTCCCAATAATCGATAATTAAATCGCGTTGTTTTTTTAACAAATATTTACTTGGGATTTTATCTCGCTTCTTGTTATTTACATCTCTTTTTGAAGGAAGTAGATTCCAAAAATCATTATTTTTCCACAATGCAAATGGCATCATGTGATCAATGTTTAAATCATTGACAATCTTCTTCCCAGACCAAATACAAAGCAATCCCTCATTTTTTTTAATTCGTTCAAAAAATAGTTTTAATTCATTTGCATCTCTATTCTTATCATAACTTGGGTCAATTAAATTCAAAACTTCCCCTCTCGTAAATTTCTTCTCCTTGTCGGCATGAATAGTAAAATCAACCCATTCGAGTAAAAGCGATTGAGTTCCATTGATAAATGAACCCAAAATTAAAAAAGCATCAAAGTAATTTCTTGGAATACTAAATGTTCCGCAAGAATCAATAATGTATTGATTTGATATTTGATTTAAATTACGACCGCTCAAATTTGAATCTTTATTATATCTAAAAATCTGTCCTCCTCTACCTACTGAGCTTCCAATGTAATTCATTGGCATTTTTATAATAGTTTCTTTAATACTTTTTACAAGATTAAATACATTGTGAATATTGGCTTTTTCAAAATTGCCATCTTTCAAATTCTTTTGAAACTGATAAAACCCTAATCCAGAATTATAAAACTTTATGACTTCAAGAAATGAATTTCTAAAAGCAAGTGAACGGGCAGGTGTGTCTCCATTTTTTTGAGGAATAAAACGATAATCTGCAAAAATTGAATAATAATATTCTAGCCATTTTAAAACAATTAATCCTAACGGAAAAGTAACTTGGTCAATTTCCTTTCTTGCAAAGTGTTCATATTCTTGGCTAATTTGAATGCAGGCACGTAATAACGCAAATTTGTAAGTAGTATCCTTGCTGTCTCTTTCAATTATTGTTGCTATTTCGTTGATTGCTTTTAGCATATAAATTGGATTTGCGATTTTTTTGCATCAGTTTTAGGAACGACGACCAAATCATGAATAACCGCATATTCTTTATCAATATGCTGCTTTAAAATTCTACCCCGCCGCTGTATAAACTGTCTTGGATTACCAGTGCTTGAACAAAAAATTGCAAGTTCAGTACGAGGAATATCAACCCCCTCATCTAAACATTTCATCGCCGTTAAAACATCTATATTACCATCTTCAAAAGATTGTAAAACAAATGATCGATCTTTATTATCTCCGGTAAATGTGGAAACACGTATTTGGTTATCCGTTTCCATAATTGCTTGATTATACTGCTGAATTATTCTTCCCTCTTCACTACTATTGTCATCAAACCCTTCTGGAACATAAACAAACGTGTATTTTAAACTTTTTCGCTTATCAAATTCTTGTTTCAGTATTTTTTTAAAAACCGCAATTTTATTTTCAGCTTTATGGATAATTCGTTTACGCTTCATTAATAACATGGTAACAACATCATTATCCTTTATTTTTTTTGTTTCGGAGTCAAAAAACTTTGAAAGTTTCAAAGTAATCTCTTTGTATTCCTCCAATTCTTCTGTTGTTAATTCGACCAAATGAGGATGATATTCATATTGACAAAGAATTCCTTTTGCAATAGCCTCCTCCATTGTAAAAGAATAGATATAAGGTGGTTCATCATCAAAGAATTTATTCATTTCTTCAGTTCCTTCTCCATCATAAATTCTTTTAGGTGTTGCTGATAATCCTATTCGCTTTTTAAAAAGAGTCGAGGGTAAAACTTCTAACACTTTCGGTGAGGCAATATTATGTGCTTCGTCAGCGATTAGCAGAGTTTCTTTGGGAAAATATTTCAGGAAATTTTGAAGTGTATATCGTGCAAACGAAACATATGTGGAAATAAGCACAAATGGCTTTTGCCTTCCAAATTGGAAGTTTGTTGTTAACCTGCTTATTTTGCTTTTCCAATCCGAGTCAATCCCGACAACAATTATATCTGTGATGTTAAACTTATGAACCTCTTTAATCCATTGCCTTTGCAAATCATTGGTGGGCACTAAAATAATAGATTGTATTAGCCCGGATTCTCTATATTCATTTAAAAGGCAATTTAAGGCTGTAATAGTTTTCCCCGTTCCTGTAGCCATCGCAAAAATTCCTTTTTTACCGTTTGCAATCCATTTCTCACATGCTTCTGCTTGATAATCTCGAGGACCTTCTGGATAGGGAAATTTTGGATTATGCTTTTCTTCCTCAACCTTCTTTCTAAAATCTGAAGTATACTTAGTAAAGGTATTTTTTAATGAGGGTAGGTGTGAAAGTTTTTCGTAAATATTTATTTCGTCCTCAATTAATTCATCGAGTTGTTTATCCTTTCCTGTTTTTTCAATTACTTCAATGATTTGTTCCGGGGTTAGATACTCAAATCCAACATCCTTCCTAGTGCAAATTCTTTCAATATTTTCAATATTCTCTTTAACCTTTATTTTTTCAGAATTTTCTCCCCAGGAACGCGCAATAGAAAGACTTTCACCATTATCGACCAGTCCACGGTATGTAAAATTGCAACTTCCGTTAAAATAAACCTGGTTTGTCCCATCATCTAAAATTCCTTGTTTAAAATGTGCAAGACGGTTAGGTTTTAATTTTACCGGGATAATCTGTAATCGGTCATGCTTCAGTAAATATTTTAAACAATCGAAAAAATGCTGATCGCCTCCTTCGAGTATTTTTGCAAGCCCTTCTAAATCTTTATTTATTAAATATTCAACTTTTTTGTCTTCAACCAAGGATTCTATTTCATCTTCGGATATTAAAAGTTTATCCTTAACCGATAAAAAATGATTTGATATGATTCTCAAAACTCCCCCGTTATGAATGAATTGGGCAAAACCGTAGGCCAGAGTTCGGATTGCATTTGAACTAAAATAGCCAAGTTTTAAATCTATTTTTTTGCATTCCGGCACAGTAAGCATAAAAAACTCAATCGGGAGATTTTTTCCGTCGGAGCTATATTCAAGGGTCTCTGGGTGTTTAATTTGGGGAAGCATGCAATTTTTCTAATAAATTCAAGTTTGTATTTTTGGTTTTTTACTAAATATTTATCGTGCTAAATTAGTGATTGGATTATAGGAATCAAAACTCATTGAAATTTTTTATTCTTCAAATAGATTAACTAATTTTCAAACTTTTGAAATAATTGTTAAACAACTTTTTAATATATTCATAACCATCATGATACAGTTAAGCCTTGCACTAAACTATGAACTTTAAAAACGGGAGATGGTTAAACAAAATTATATAGATTACAATAAAATTATAATTCTTATTTTATCCTCTCCAACTCCTCCCCAACAATACCTGCCACTTCATCTTTTATCCTTCGATAATTATATTCAATCTCCTCCTGTATATGGTTGTTCCCATCTTCATCTGTAAAATTTGTAATTACAGGTATTGGCTGATACGCGGCAGTTTCTTTCGCCACTTTCTCATTGTCAACCACAATTTCGGCATGAAAAATCTTTTGCTCAATACGTTCCTCAAAGTTATCGGAAACGGCACCGACAAAAACGCCCTGTGTGAGGTTACTGATTTTTGAAGCGGGAATCAAGGTGTCCATTTGGGTATTTATGGAAGTGGATTTATCCTGCCGGTTAATGGTCATGGACTGGCGTTTTTGAAGGACTTTCCCAAATCGTTCCGACAGGGTTTTTGCTGTTTCGCCAACTACCTGGCCGCTAAAAATATTACCAACTGTATTCATCACCACTTTGGCTTCTTTGTCTCCATAATCGCGGTTAAGCTGCGAAAAATCCTGAAACCCCAAACAGACAGCTACCTTGTTACTCCGGGCTGTAGCAATCAGGTTGTCCAGCCCCCGGAAATAAATGGTTGGAAGCTCATCTATAATCACTGAACTTTTAAGCTGGCCTTTTTTGTTTATCAGCTTTACAATCCGGGAATTGTATAATCCCAGGGCTGCAGAATAAATATTCTGGCGGTCGGGATTATTGCCTACGCAAAGAATTTTTGGCTCCTTCGGATTATTGATATCCAAAGTAAAGTCGTTGCCCGACATTACCCAGTACAATTGCGGCGAAATCATTCTTGAAAGCGGGATTTTTGCACTGGCAATCTGTCCCTGCAATTGGTCTTGCGCTCCTCCTTCCCAGGCATCGATAAATGGCGAAAGATAGTTTTCCAGTTCCCGATACGACGTAAGAATGGTAAAAATGTCGGCGTACTTTTTATTCAGAAATTCGATGGCATGAGGGAAAGTACAATATTTTCCGTCTTTGTAAATCTTCAGGTACCAGATAATGGATGTAAGAAGAATTATGGGCGACTCCACAAAAAAGTCGCCCTGTTTCTGAATCCAGGTTTTATTCAGGTTCAGCATAATGGTGTAGGCCGATTCGTAAGCATCGGCAATATCAGTCATAAATTCAGGCGCAATAGGATTACAGCGGTGACTTCGTTCAGGATCGTCAAAATTTATCACATAAAATTTTGGCGGGTGTTCATATTTGTCGATGTTCTTCATTAAAGTATTGTAAGCGATAATACTCAGGTCATCAAACTTAAAATCATAGATATACATGCCAAAACCTTTTCGGATTTGCTGTTTGATGTAGTTGTTGATGATGGCATAGGATTTTCCACTCCCCGGAGTTCCCAAAACAATGCTTGCCCGGAACGGGTTAACCACATTAATCCATCCGCTGTAGGTTTTCCCTTTGTGCTCAAAGCGGGTGGGCAGATTCACAGAATATTCATTTTTCATCAACTGTGTTTCCTGCATAAACGATTCATTTTCCCGGTTAAAAACATCTTGCATAAGATTGGTTTTTATCAGTCGGCTCATCCATAATCCGGCTTTTAAAAGGAAAATATAACCCGAAGCCAGGGAAAGCATGTAAACGGAACATTTCAGGAGTAACGGATAAGGGAATTTTAAAACAAAACCATTGAAAAAGAATAGAGCTAATCCTAAAATCAAAAAGGCAGCTATTTTACGCCAGGTGATTTTTTCTGCTTTTGCTCCTCTTATTCCCAAACATGAAATAGCAAGCAACCCAAAACTCATCAGTTTTGTCCAGATTGGTTTTGAAAACAGACCTGTATACTTCTGAAAGTTCAGCAGTATATTATCGATGATTGTTACTGTTACATTTCGTTC
This genomic interval carries:
- the mobC gene encoding conjugal transfer protein MobC, with the protein product MQNEDDVRSLAKIIELIRAVSILILFIHIYWFCFEFLEERNVTVTIIDNILLNFQKYTGLFSKPIWTKLMSFGLLAISCLGIRGAKAEKITWRKIAAFLILGLALFFFNGFVLKFPYPLLLKCSVYMLSLASGYIFLLKAGLWMSRLIKTNLMQDVFNRENESFMQETQLMKNEYSVNLPTRFEHKGKTYSGWINVVNPFRASIVLGTPGSGKSYAIINNYIKQQIRKGFGMYIYDFKFDDLSIIAYNTLMKNIDKYEHPPKFYVINFDDPERSHRCNPIAPEFMTDIADAYESAYTIMLNLNKTWIQKQGDFFVESPIILLTSIIWYLKIYKDGKYCTFPHAIEFLNKKYADIFTILTSYRELENYLSPFIDAWEGGAQDQLQGQIASAKIPLSRMISPQLYWVMSGNDFTLDINNPKEPKILCVGNNPDRQNIYSAALGLYNSRIVKLINKKGQLKSSVIIDELPTIYFRGLDNLIATARSNKVAVCLGFQDFSQLNRDYGDKEAKVVMNTVGNIFSGQVVGETAKTLSERFGKVLQKRQSMTINRQDKSTSINTQMDTLIPASKISNLTQGVFVGAVSDNFEERIEQKIFHAEIVVDNEKVAKETAAYQPIPVITNFTDEDGNNHIQEEIEYNYRRIKDEVAGIVGEELERIK